Proteins from one Elgaria multicarinata webbii isolate HBS135686 ecotype San Diego chromosome 3, rElgMul1.1.pri, whole genome shotgun sequence genomic window:
- the ATP6AP1 gene encoding V-type proton ATPase subunit S1 translates to MALQAAALLLLGLGLVAAQTGQVPLLAWSSRSSLWSPSAAPHEGHVVTETQLAALLDSALDGGPRNVLLFLQEKLSIEDFTAYGGVFGNKPDSAFPNLENALGAAPSSLVLPSVDWFAASAVPAFLKAKLGISPLHVDQNTLQELRLNASLPSLLLIRLPYTTGSSLMAPKEVLTSNDEILGQVLSALQSEDVPYTAILTALRPSRVVRDVSDLAPERLGRQLLQKDTVVAPVRFPATGTPQILFWASNVSVAINDTWHDLTNLTFGDRAVVDVEESSWSANASELVLKYPDVGGKSLTIIFRMTNIFYPVSARHWFTIHTVELVRPSNPPAIFNATQVTAPSNYSFSCAHVSSLPASEAILVPSSNTSHWKVLFTNFQIQSYNVTSEKFSYASDCAGFFSPGIWMGLLTSLLLVAIFTYGLHMVMSLKTMDRFDDPKGPTISVPQTE, encoded by the exons ATGGCGTTGCAGGCGGCGGCTCTCTTGCTGCTCGGCCTGGGGCTGGTGGCCGCGCAGACAGGGCAGGTGCCCTTGCTGGCCTGGTCTAGCCGCAG CTCCTTATGGTCCCCCTCGGCAGCCCCACACGAGGGGCACGTGGTGACAGAAACTCAGCTTGCAGCTTTGCTGGACTCGGCACTAGACGGTGGACCTCGCAATGTCCTGCTCTTCCTTCAGGAGAAA CTCAGCATTGAGGATTTTACAGCCTATGGAGGGGTTTTTGGGAACAAGCCAGACAGCGCCTTCCCCAATTTGGAG AATGCACTAGGGGCTGCTCCCTCCTCCTTGGTCCTTCCCTCTGTGGACTGGTTTGCAGCCAGTGCTGTCCCGGCCTTTTTGAAGGCCAAGCTGGGCATCTCGCCTCTCCACGTGGATCAGAACACCCTCCAGGAACTGCGGCTCAACGCCAGCCTGCCGTCCCTACTGTTGATACGACTGCCGTATACCACTGG CTCTAGTCTCATGGCCCCGAAAGAAGTTCTGACCAGCAACG ATGAAATCCTGGGACAGGTTTTGAGTGCCCTGCAATCGGAGGACGTCCCCTATACAGCCATCCTGACCGCTTTGCGGCCCTCCCGG GTTGTCCGGGACGTGTCTGATCTGGCCCCCGAGAGGCTGGGCCGGCAGCTGCTCCAGAAGGATACTGTGGTTGCGCCAGTTCGTTTCCCTGCCACTGGGACCCCTCAGATCCTCTTCTGGGCCAGCAACGTCTCGGTGGCTATTAATGACACGTGGCACGACCTTACTAACCTCACGTTTGGGGATAGAGCCGTTGTCGACGTGGAGGAGTCCAGCTGGAGTGCCAATGCTTCTGA GTTGGTACTGAAGTATCCCGATGTGGGTGGGAAATCTTTGACAATCAT ATTCCGCATGACAAACATCTTCTACCCAGTTTCTGCACGGCATTGGTTTACCATCCACACTGTGGAGCTGGTCAGGCCTTCAAACCCACCAGCTATCTTCAATGCCACTCAGGTCACGGCACCCAGCAACTATTCTTTCAGCTGTGCCCACGTCAGCAGTCTGCCAGCCTCAGAGGCCATCTTGGTACCCAGCAGCAACACCAGCCACTGGAAGGTGCTGTTCACGAACTTCCAG ATCCAGAGCTACAATGTGACAAGTGAAAAGTTCTCCTATGCCAGCGACTGTGCCGGCTTCTTCTCTCCTGGAATCTGGATGGGTTTATTGACCTCCCTACTTCTCGTTGCCATTTTCACCTATGGCCTCCACATGGTCATGAGCCTCAAGACCATGGACCGTTTCGACGACCCCAAGGGACCTACCATCTCTGTTCCTCAGACAGAGTAG